The Pseudomonas sp. Marseille-Q3773 DNA window CTGATCCCAACGCTGTGCGCCAGGTCGGCCATGGAACTGTGCATGACCGCAGCCGGGTCGAGTAGCACGTGGTCGGCTACCTTGAGTTCCGATTTGCGCAGCAGGTGGCGCGATTGGGCGATATGTTGCAACAGATTCACAGGCTGGACTCGGTTATGATCGGCTGGCCGGGTTGTAGCTTTCTTGTAGTTATACTACATGGACGCCAACCCGCCCAGTTAAACGAACGTGGAGAGTGGTGGTTTGACTATTCCTTGCGACATTCTGGTTTTCGGCGGCACTGGCGATCTGGCCCTGCACAAATTGCTTCCGGCGCTCTACCACCTGTTTCGCGAGGCCCGTTTGAACAATGCCGTGCGGATCATCGCGCTGGCGCGACGCAACTTGCCACGTAACGAATATCTCAAGCTTGTCGAGCGTCATTGCCGAGCGCAGATCGCCCGCAACGACTTCGATGAAGATGTCTGGCGACGGTTTTCCGCGCGGGTTGACTACTTCCCCATGGATGCCTCGCAAAGCGCCGATTTCGGCCGCCTGGCGCGCTACCTGGGCGAGCCCGGTGGCTTGACACGGATCTTCTACCTGGCCACTGCTCCCAACCTGTTCGTGCCCATCGCCAATCACCTGCGCAACGCAGGCCTGGCCGACGCCGAAGCGCGCATCGTGCTGGAAAAGCCCATCGGCCACTCGCTGCAATCGGCTACCGCCATCAACGAGGCGATTGGCGCCGTGCTGGAGGAGAACCAGGTATTTCGCATCGACCATTACCTGGGCAAGGAAACCGTGCAGAACCTGATGGCCTTGCGTTTTGCCAATGCACTGCTGGAACCCGTGTGGCGCAATAGCCAGGTCGACCACGTGCAGATCAGTGTTTGCGAGACCTTGGGGGTGGAGAACCGCGGTGCCTACTATGACCGCGCCGGAGCGATCCGCGACATGCTGCAGAACCACCTGCTGCAGTTGCTGTGTCTGGTGGCCATGGAGCCACCCGCGCAGTTCGAGGCTGAAGCGGTGCGTGACGAAAAGGTAAAGATCCTTCGTGCCCTCAAGCCCATCACCGGCCAGGACGTGCAGGACAAGACCGTACGCGGCCAATATGGCGCCGGGCGCATCGGCGGCCAGGAAGTGCCGGCCTATTACTTTGAAAAGGACGTCGACAACGACAGCGACACCGAAACCTTTGTCGCCATCGAGGCACACATCGACAATTGGCGTTGGGCGGGCGTGCCCTTCTACCTGCGCACCGGCAAACGCATGGCACGACGCTCGTCGCAGATCGTGATCCAGTTCAAGCCAGTGCCACACGAGCTGTTCATGGGTGGCCAGGTCAACCAGTTGCTGATCCAGTTGCAACCGGACGAACGCATCAGCCTGCGCATGATGACCAAGAGCCCGGGCAAGGGCATGCGCCTGGAGCCGGTGGACCTGGACCTGAACCTGGCCCAGGTATTCAGCCAGACCCGCCGCTGGGAGGCCTACGAGCGCTTGCTGCTTGATGTGCTTGAGGGCGACTCGACGCTGTTCATGCGCCGTGATGAAGTGGAGGCAGCCTGGGCGTGGATCGACCCGATCATCAAGGGTTGCGAGGAACACTTCCAGGCGCCGCGACCGTACCCGGCAGGCACTAACGGGCCGGAGCAGGCCAACAGCCTGCTCGCCAGGCATGGCAGGCATTGGCATAGCTGAAGCATTGCCCGGCTCCTGTGATGGGTGAAAGGAACGACAGTGACGCTGACGCTACTTTCAACCCAAGACAGGAGCAAATTAATGGCTACCATCGCCAATCTCGTTGCAGTCAATGACATCGCCAATGGCGAGCAGACCTTCAAGGTCAATTGCACCGTTACGGTCGCTTCCCCAGCTATCGAACCGGTGCTGGTCGAACCCAAGATACGCCACCGGGGTGGCTGGGAGGTGCTGGAGCTCCAGCTGCTGGACAGCGGCGCGATTGCCCCGCAAGTGTTGACGGAAAAAACCGTGACGTTCGAACGCGCGGGCGGCACCCACTGGAAAATGCTGGAGATCATTCACGCCGGTTCGCAGCAGCGCTGCGAAATACGCACCGTAGAGATGATCGACTGAACCCTGGTTGACCAGGCCGCCCGAGTGGCGGCCTGGCGCCTGCCATCAGGTCGATGAACGGCCGCTGGCAAGGTGAATATTTATACAGTAGAGGTTTGCCCGTTCCCCTGCCGCGCCCTAGAATGGCCCGATGCACACAGACGACCTCTCCCTCCTGCTGAACTCCCTCAACGATGCCCAACGCCAGGCCGTAGCGGCCACGCTCGGGCGTCAACTGGTGCTTGCCGGCGCCGGTTCCGGTAAAACCCGCGTGCTGGTGCACCGCATCGCCTGGCTGATCCAGGTGGAGCAGGCATCGCCGCACTCGATCCTGTCGGTGACCTTCACCAACAAGGCCGCGGCGGAAATGCGCCAGCGGATCGAGCAACTGTTGGGGATCAACCCGGCAGGCATGTGGGTCGGTACCTTCCACGGCCTGGCCCACCGCCTGTTGCGGGCCCACTGGCAGGAAGCGCGGCTGGTACAGAATTTCCAGATCCTCGACAGCGACGACCAGCAGCGCCTGATCAAGCGGGTGATGCGCGAGCTGGGCCTGGACGAACAGAAATGGCCGGCACGCCAGGCCCAGTGGTTCATCAACGGGCAGAAGGACGAGGGGCTGCGACCACAGCATATCCAGGCCGGCGGCGACCTGTTCCTGTCGACCATGCGCGATGTCTACAGCGCCTACGAACAGGCCTGCGAACGCGCCGGGGTCATCGACTTCTCCGAGCTGCTGTTGCGCGCCCTGGACCTGTGGCGTGACCATCCTGGCCTGCTGGAACATTACCAGCGGCGCTTCCGCCACGTGCTGGTAGACGAGTTCCAGGACACCAACGCTGTGCAGTATGCCTGGCTGCGCCTATTGGCGCGCGGCGGTGACAGCCTGATGGCGGTTGGCGATGACGACCAGTCGATCTACGGCTGGCGCGGGGCCAAGATCGAGAACATTCATCAATACACTGCCGACTTCCCTGATGCCGAAATGATCCGCCTGGAGCAGAACTACCGCTCCACGGGTGGCATCCTCAAGGCCGCCAACGCGCTGATCGCCAACAATAGCGGGCGCCTGGGCAAGGAGCTGTGGACCGACATGGGCGAAGGCGAACCGCTGACCCTGTACGCGGCCTACAACGAGCACGACGAGGCGCGCTACGTGGTGGAAACCATCGAGAGCCTGGTCAAGCAGGGCAATGCGCGTAACGAAATTGCCATTCTGTACCGCTCCAACGCCCAGTCGCGGGTGCTGGAAGAAGCGCTGCTGCGCGAGCGTATCCCCTACCGAATCTACGGTGGCCAACGCTTCTTCGAGCGCGCCGAGATTAAGAACGCCATGGCCTACCTGCGCCTGATCGAAGGCCGTGGCAACGATGCCGCCCTCGAGCGGGTAATCAACGTCCCACCACGCGGGATTGGCGAGAAAACCGTCGAAGCCATCCGCGAGCATGCCCGCCACAGCCAGCT harbors:
- the uvrD gene encoding DNA helicase II is translated as MHTDDLSLLLNSLNDAQRQAVAATLGRQLVLAGAGSGKTRVLVHRIAWLIQVEQASPHSILSVTFTNKAAAEMRQRIEQLLGINPAGMWVGTFHGLAHRLLRAHWQEARLVQNFQILDSDDQQRLIKRVMRELGLDEQKWPARQAQWFINGQKDEGLRPQHIQAGGDLFLSTMRDVYSAYEQACERAGVIDFSELLLRALDLWRDHPGLLEHYQRRFRHVLVDEFQDTNAVQYAWLRLLARGGDSLMAVGDDDQSIYGWRGAKIENIHQYTADFPDAEMIRLEQNYRSTGGILKAANALIANNSGRLGKELWTDMGEGEPLTLYAAYNEHDEARYVVETIESLVKQGNARNEIAILYRSNAQSRVLEEALLRERIPYRIYGGQRFFERAEIKNAMAYLRLIEGRGNDAALERVINVPPRGIGEKTVEAIREHARHSQLSMWEAMCQLLAAKALKGRAASALGAFIELIEGLAAKVADMPLHTMTQTTIEQSGLIIYHQEEKGEKGQARVENLEELVSAARNFESTEEDAELSPLSAFLGHASLEAGDAQADEHEDSIQLMTLHSAKGLEFPYVFLVGMEEGLFPHKMSLEEPGRLEEERRLAYVGITRAMRQLVMTYAETRRLYGSETYNKVSRFVREIPAGLVQEVRLSNSVSRPFGGAKATTNSNLFANASIPQTAFNLGQRVQHAVFGEGVILNFEGSGAQARVQVNFAEGSKWLMLGYAKLEAI
- the zwf gene encoding glucose-6-phosphate dehydrogenase, whose product is MTIPCDILVFGGTGDLALHKLLPALYHLFREARLNNAVRIIALARRNLPRNEYLKLVERHCRAQIARNDFDEDVWRRFSARVDYFPMDASQSADFGRLARYLGEPGGLTRIFYLATAPNLFVPIANHLRNAGLADAEARIVLEKPIGHSLQSATAINEAIGAVLEENQVFRIDHYLGKETVQNLMALRFANALLEPVWRNSQVDHVQISVCETLGVENRGAYYDRAGAIRDMLQNHLLQLLCLVAMEPPAQFEAEAVRDEKVKILRALKPITGQDVQDKTVRGQYGAGRIGGQEVPAYYFEKDVDNDSDTETFVAIEAHIDNWRWAGVPFYLRTGKRMARRSSQIVIQFKPVPHELFMGGQVNQLLIQLQPDERISLRMMTKSPGKGMRLEPVDLDLNLAQVFSQTRRWEAYERLLLDVLEGDSTLFMRRDEVEAAWAWIDPIIKGCEEHFQAPRPYPAGTNGPEQANSLLARHGRHWHS